A single Thermaerobacter sp. FW80 DNA region contains:
- a CDS encoding ABC transporter substrate-binding protein, whose protein sequence is MKTAARRAAGVRRRAPRVRRWAPSLLTLVVILVATACGSGAGPGGGGSAGGGTGPADGPAGGGGPSGEKPTLVFGDFSWDSVQVHNRIAGFIIEQGYGYPVDYKFGDTVPILQGLQDGSVHITMELWPDNIREAWQKAVDSGRVLDLGRNYPESPQGWYVPAYVVEGDPERGIAPMAPDLRTVQDLERYWQLFEDPSEPGKGRFYNCPTGWVCSDINPQKLEAYGLTDRFTAFNPGSEAGLNTSIATAYEQGKPWVGYYWEPTWITGKYELIRLEEPAYSDECWESDKACAYPPSQVLVAANSRLEAMAPEVVEFLKRYDTTLEQTAAALAYMQDENAKPEEAAVWFLQTYRDWEQWVPADVRDRVDAALEEVR, encoded by the coding sequence GTGAAGACCGCGGCACGGCGAGCGGCGGGTGTCCGCCGGCGCGCCCCGCGGGTCCGTCGATGGGCCCCGTCTCTCCTGACGCTGGTGGTCATCCTGGTGGCGACGGCATGCGGCAGCGGCGCCGGCCCCGGCGGCGGGGGATCCGCCGGGGGAGGAACCGGCCCAGCCGACGGTCCGGCGGGCGGTGGCGGCCCGTCCGGCGAGAAGCCCACCCTGGTCTTCGGCGACTTCAGCTGGGACAGCGTGCAGGTGCACAATCGCATCGCCGGGTTCATCATCGAGCAGGGCTACGGCTACCCCGTCGACTACAAGTTCGGCGACACCGTCCCCATCCTCCAGGGCCTGCAGGACGGCAGCGTCCACATCACCATGGAGCTCTGGCCCGACAACATCCGCGAGGCCTGGCAGAAGGCCGTGGACTCCGGTCGGGTCCTCGACCTGGGCCGGAACTATCCCGAGTCCCCGCAGGGGTGGTACGTCCCCGCCTACGTCGTCGAGGGCGACCCGGAACGCGGCATCGCGCCCATGGCCCCGGACCTGCGCACCGTCCAGGACCTGGAGCGTTACTGGCAGCTGTTCGAAGACCCGTCGGAGCCCGGCAAGGGCCGCTTCTACAACTGTCCCACCGGCTGGGTGTGCTCGGACATCAACCCCCAGAAGCTCGAGGCCTATGGGTTGACCGACCGCTTCACCGCCTTCAACCCGGGGTCGGAGGCGGGCCTGAATACCTCCATCGCCACCGCCTACGAGCAGGGCAAGCCGTGGGTGGGCTACTACTGGGAGCCCACGTGGATCACCGGCAAGTACGAGCTGATTCGGCTGGAGGAACCGGCCTACAGCGACGAGTGCTGGGAGAGCGACAAGGCCTGCGCCTACCCGCCGAGCCAGGTGCTGGTGGCAGCCAACAGCCGACTCGAGGCCATGGCCCCCGAGGTGGTCGAGTTCTTGAAGCGATACGACACCACCCTGGAACAGACGGCGGCCGCCCTGGCCTACATGCAGGACGAGAACGCCAAGCCGGAGGAGGCGGCCGTGTGGTTCCTCCAGACCTACCGCGACTGGGAGCAATGGGTGCCGGCCGACGTGCGCGACCGGGTCGACGCCGCCCTGGAGGAGGTGCGGTGA
- a CDS encoding betaine/proline/choline family ABC transporter ATP-binding protein (Members of the family are the ATP-binding subunit of ABC transporters for substrates such as betaine, L-proline or other amino acids, choline, carnitine, etc. The substrate specificity is best determined from the substrate-binding subunit, rather than this subunit, as it interacts with the permease subunit and not with substrate directly.) — MTAPTPTKAAPAVPASRPAATAARQGGRDGRGDGGSDGRRPVLLAVQNLWKIYARHHRRIDVRDPEAVARAESQGAVVAVRDATLRVRRGEIFVVMGLSGSGKSTLVRCLLRLVEPTAGRILVDGEDVTAMDARQLTAFRRHKVAMVFQHYGLLPHRTVLENVAFGLRLRGEPRRVQLERARAALARVGLEKWADRHPAALSGGMRQRVGIARALARDADLLLMDEPFSGLDPLIRRELQDDLLRLQAELHKTIVFITHDLQEALRLGDRLAIMRAGRIVQVGRPREIIQHPADDYVRRFVRDVREAAALAGGTLRAAALEPVGAEGGSGLVP; from the coding sequence ATGACGGCTCCGACGCCGACGAAGGCGGCTCCCGCGGTGCCGGCCTCGCGGCCTGCCGCAACCGCGGCCCGGCAGGGCGGCCGCGACGGCCGGGGCGACGGCGGGTCCGACGGCCGCCGCCCCGTCCTGCTGGCGGTGCAGAACCTGTGGAAGATCTACGCGCGCCACCACCGCCGCATCGACGTCCGCGACCCGGAGGCGGTGGCGCGGGCCGAGTCCCAGGGCGCCGTGGTGGCGGTCCGCGACGCCACCCTGCGGGTGCGGCGCGGGGAGATCTTCGTGGTGATGGGGCTCTCGGGCAGCGGCAAGTCCACCCTGGTGCGGTGCCTGCTGCGGCTGGTGGAGCCGACCGCGGGCCGCATCCTGGTGGACGGCGAGGACGTCACCGCCATGGACGCCCGGCAGCTGACCGCCTTCCGGCGCCACAAGGTGGCCATGGTCTTCCAGCACTACGGGCTGCTGCCCCACCGCACCGTGCTGGAGAACGTGGCCTTCGGCCTGCGCCTGCGGGGCGAACCCCGTCGCGTCCAGCTCGAGCGGGCGCGGGCCGCCCTGGCCCGCGTCGGCCTGGAGAAGTGGGCGGACCGCCACCCGGCCGCCCTGTCGGGCGGCATGCGGCAGCGGGTCGGCATCGCCCGCGCCCTGGCCCGCGACGCCGACCTGCTGTTGATGGACGAACCCTTCAGCGGGCTGGATCCGCTCATCCGGCGGGAGCTGCAGGACGATCTGCTGCGCCTGCAGGCGGAGCTCCACAAGACCATCGTGTTCATCACCCACGACCTGCAGGAGGCGTTGCGCCTGGGCGACCGGCTGGCCATCATGAGGGCAGGCCGCATCGTCCAGGTGGGACGGCCGCGGGAGATCATCCAGCACCCGGCCGACGACTACGTCCGCCGGTTCGTCCGGGATGTGCGGGAGGCGGCCGCCCTGGCCGGGGGCACGCTCCGGGCGGCCGCCCTGGAGCCCGTGGGCGCGGAGGGGGGATCCGGCCTTGTTCCCTGA
- a CDS encoding proline/glycine betaine ABC transporter permease — protein MFPEALEFHVAPWIQDGLTWLVDRGGGFFHGVSVAITRSLNAIEAGLLAVPWWAWVGGVLLAAWAVTRRPLTAMTLAGLMMAIGAFGYWAAAIETLAMVIVAVALAVAIGLPLGIAMAESRRIHALVLPVLDAMQTMPSFVYLIPVMMLFQALGPVPGTLATVVYALPPVARLVDLGIRQVPADAQEAAQAFGATRWQLLFQVRLPLALPSIMAGINQTTMMALAMVVIASMVGAGGVGEAVMRAIQRVDPGAGFEAGFTIVALAIVMDRLSQGLARRWQVPRTG, from the coding sequence TTGTTCCCTGAGGCCCTGGAGTTCCACGTCGCCCCCTGGATCCAGGACGGCCTGACGTGGCTGGTGGACCGGGGGGGCGGGTTCTTCCACGGCGTCTCCGTGGCCATCACCCGCTCGCTCAACGCCATCGAGGCCGGTCTGCTGGCGGTGCCCTGGTGGGCCTGGGTCGGCGGGGTGCTGCTCGCCGCGTGGGCCGTCACCCGCCGCCCGCTGACGGCGATGACGCTGGCCGGGCTGATGATGGCCATCGGCGCCTTCGGCTACTGGGCGGCCGCCATCGAGACGCTGGCGATGGTCATCGTCGCCGTCGCCCTGGCGGTGGCCATCGGCCTGCCCCTGGGCATCGCCATGGCCGAGTCCCGCCGCATCCACGCCCTGGTGCTGCCCGTGCTGGACGCCATGCAGACCATGCCCAGCTTCGTGTACCTGATCCCCGTGATGATGCTCTTCCAGGCCCTCGGCCCGGTGCCGGGCACGCTGGCGACGGTGGTGTACGCCCTGCCGCCGGTGGCGCGCCTGGTGGACCTGGGCATCCGCCAGGTGCCCGCCGACGCCCAGGAGGCCGCCCAGGCCTTTGGCGCCACCCGGTGGCAGCTGTTGTTCCAGGTGCGGCTGCCCCTGGCCCTGCCGAGCATCATGGCGGGGATCAACCAGACGACGATGATGGCCCTGGCCATGGTGGTCATCGCCAGCATGGTGGGCGCGGGCGGCGTCGGTGAGGCCGTGATGCGGGCGATCCAGCGCGTCGACCCCGGTGCCGGCTTCGAGGCGGGCTTCACCATCGTGGCGCTGGCCATCGTCATGGACCGGCTGTCCCAGGGCTTGGCACGGCGGTGGCAGGTGCCCCGGACCGGATGA